GATTTCAAATGCAAACTTGTCGTTATTTTGCAGTAATTTTTTGAAGATATTTACATCAATATAACAAATATCCGCATCGGAAATTGCTGTAACACTATATTGATTTATCTTATTACCAAAAGTGGTAGGTAAGCCAAGATAGGTTGGAGCTTTTTTTATTTTCACAATTTGCTCGTGATACGGTCCGGTAATATGAATTTTNACCAAACCGGTACGTAAAAAAGCTACGTTAGTAGAAAAAGTACCTTGCTTTATAATAGGGTCACCTTTTTTAAAATGCACCGAAATATGGTTTGCATTTAGCTCTTCAAGACTGCTATCATCAATGTTATTGACGATTCTTGAATTAAATGGACATTCTTTACAATTATGATTCATAATACAAATATATAATATGTGATTTAAATCACAAAATAATTTATACACTTATACATAAAAAAACGCAAAAGTGATAATATAATAATATATATTTGCTGAAAAATTTCTTTAATTTTTATTTTCTAAAACTAAAACAAGTATGGAAAAAGCTAACGAAGCTACATTAGTGCAACTTCAAGCTCAGCTTGAAGCGCTTCAAAAAAAAGTTACAAAATTGGAAAAAGCCCGTAAGGATCAACTCTCAATGGCAATTGTATCGGGCGATATGGATAAAATTCTTGCTGCAATGATAATTTCGCTTGCCGCAGCCGCAATGGATACAAAAGTAAAACTGTTCTTCTCGTTTTGGGCGCTTTCAGCTCTTCGCGATCCGAAAAAACCGGCAAAAGGAAAAGATTTTATGTCCACTATGTTTGGAGTTATGCTTCCTAAAGGGAATGACAAGCTTAAACTTTCCAACTTGAATATGGCAGGAATGGGACCAATGATGATAAAAGGTATTATGAAAAAGAAAAATGTTCTTTCATTGCAGGAAATGTTTAAACAAGCCGGTGAACTTGGCATTGAAATTACTATTTGCGAAATGTCTATGGATTTGATGGGATTCAAAAAAGAAGAATTTATTGATTACCCCGGTTTGCGTTACGCAGGTGCAGCTACATTTGTAGCAGATGCAGGCGAAAGCGCAGTACAATTATTTATTTAAAAAATCATTTAACAAATATACGAATTTACAATTTAACAAAATAAAAATTATGACAACAGAAGAATTAAAAGCTCTAAAATCAAATTTAGTAGTAGATGCACGCGGAACAGCATGTCCGGGTCCGCTTTTGGCTGCAAAAAAAGCCATTGGTGAAATTGAATCAGGTGAAATTATGGAAATTCTTTCAGCTGACGAAGGTACAAAAAACGATATTCCACGCTGGTGCGAAAAAGTTGGTCACGAATATCTTGGATTTTTTGATGAAGACAGCTTTAGCCGTTTATTTTTGATTAAAGAATAATAACGTATTTAACCTTACTCCTTAATATTTCTCTTTTTGTTAAGAAGATAATAGGGAGTGAGGTTTTGAATNTTTAATACCTATGTCGAACGATAAAAAATCTCTTAAAATACTGGTTTTTTCTACCGATAAAATTTCCGATCCGGGAATTGATCAGGCAGGTTTAAGGAAAATACATTATACGCCTTCTGTATATGTAATTAGTATGCCTTGCTCTTCGGGTGTAAAACCGCGTTGGATTCTTCACGCTTTTGAGAAAGGATTTGACGGTGTTTTTATTGCAGCTGACGGACATGAATGTTCATACAGCGCAAGTTGTGCCGAACATACCAACAATATAGTTTTGGAAGCCCAAAAACTAATGACTGAAAAGAATATTAATCCAAAACGTATACGTATGGCAGCATTATGTTCCGTTTGTGCCGAACCTTTTGCAAGCCACATGGAAAATTTTAGTAAAATATTAGCCGGGTTGGAAGAATAAATCCAATTGCGAATTATAAATTTAGAATTACGAATGTAATTTCTATAATTATAGGATAGAAAATTATGAATAAAAAACAAGATAATAATTTTGATGCTTTGGTTATTGGAGGCGGTATTGCAGGACAAGAAGCGGCATTGAGTTTAGCTGATATGAATCATAAGGTGCTTTTAGTGGAAAAAGGACTTTCCATTGGCGGTAAAATGATTCAATTAAGCAAAGTTTTTCCTACACTCGATTGCGCTGCTTGTATCACTACACCAAAAATGTCGGAAACAGCAAGACATCCGAATATAACATTGATGCTGAATAGCGAAATTGAGGGAATTACTAAAAACGAAGAAGGTGATTTTGATATCAATGTAACTAACAAACCTCGATATGTTATTCAAGAAAGCTGTACAGGATGTCAGGAGTGTGAGGTGGTGTGTCCTGAAGTAAGAAACGATGAATACAATACAAATCTTGCCGGAAGAAAAGTGGCTTATATTCCTTTCAGTTTGGCAAATCCGCGTATTGCTACCATTGATCGTCAAGACCATTCTGCGCCTTGTATAAATGCTTGTCCCGGCGGTGTAAAAGCATACGGGTATATTACTTTGGCTCGTAACGGACAATATGAAGAGGCAATGAAACTTCACTTGGAAGATATTCCGTTTCCGGGAAGTTTAGGACGCGCTTGTTACCATCCTTGCCAAAATGCTTGTACGCGCGGAATGGTAGAAGCTCCGGTAGATATTCGTAAAATTAAAAGATATTTTGCCGATTGGTATTATGAAAAATACCCTGAAGCTCCTGCGGTAGAAATCCCGGAAAAAACAGGAAAGAAAATTGCTGTGATTGGTTCAGGACCGGCGGGAATTACCGCTGCATATCATTTGGCATTAAAAGGACATACCGTAAAAATATTTGAAGCTGCCCCGGGTGCAGGAGGAATGTTGCGTTTGGCATTACCCGAATATCGTGCGCCAAAAGATGTGGTAGATCGTGATATTCAAAATATTACCGTTCTTGGAGTTGAAATTGAAGTAAACAAAAAAATCACCGACTTAAAAGCATTGAAAAAAGAAGGTTTTGACGCCGTTTTTGTTGGAGTTGGAACTCACAAAGCAATGACTTCAGGAACAGAAGGTTCTAATTTAAAAGGCGTGGTAGATTGTTTGACTTTCCTTCGCGAATCAAACATCGGCAAAAAAGAAGATTTAACCGGTAAAAAAGTGATGGTAATAGGTGGAGGTAATACAGCCATTGATGCCGCCAGAACTTCGCTTCGTCTTGGCGCTGAAAAAGTGATTGTTATTTACCGTCGTAGCCGTGAAGAAATGCCTTGTTTTGCTCCTGAAATTGAAGAAGCCGAAGAAGAAGGAGTTGAAATCATGATTCTTCGAAACCCCGTAAAATACATAGGTGAAAATGGCGTATTGAAAGCTGTGCAACTTACCAAAATGCAGCTTGGTGAAAAAGATTCGAGCGGAAGAAGAAGTGCAGAACCCATACCGGGTTCCGAATACATCGAACCGGTTGATATCGTCATCGAAGCACTTGGATTGAGAGCCTCCACAAAACCGTTTACCAATCAAGTAGATTTGAATAAAAACGGAACAATTCGTACCGATGCAAAAACTTTGCAAACGTCAGAAGATTATATTTTTGCAGGAGGAGATACTGTAACCGGTTCTACCACATTAATTGAAGCCGCCGGACAAGGTAAAAAAGCCGCTTTCTATATAGATAAATGGTTGCGAGGATTGAATATGTATGATTTTGAAGATGGGGATAAACTTCCTGCCATTGATAAACAAACTGTTTTAAACAAATTTAAAGGCGAAATTCGTCCGCAAATAAAAAATGCAACCATCCCATTGGCAGAACGTGCGTGCAGTTGGGAAGAAGTTGAAAAAACATTTACCGAAGAAGAACTAAAAGCAAGTACAAACCGCTGTTTGGATTGCAGTAATTGCCGTGAGTGTCATCAGTGTGTGAATATTTGTCCTGCAAATGCGATAGATTTCTCACAAAAACCGCAAAAATTGGATATCAAAGCAAAATCGGTAGTGGTAACCACAGGATACAAATTATTCCCGCCATCGGCAAAACCAAATTACGGTTATACAAAATATGCCAACGTAATTGATTCTATGCAGATGGATCGATTAATTGCTCCGACACGTCCGTTCAACAATGTTCTTCGTCCAAGCGATGGAAAAACACCCGATAATATTGCTTATATTCTTTGTACAGGATCGCGTGATTCAGCTATAGAAAACGGCGGTTGCGGAAGCGACTGCAACAATAATCCGATTTGTTCGCAAATTTGCTGTATGTACTCTATTAAACAAGCTCAATTATTGATGGGAGCGTTGCCAATGGCGGATATTACCATTTATTACATGGATATTCGTGCATTTGGTAAAGGATATGAAGAGTTTTACCAACAAGCAAAATCGATGGGAACAAACTTTGTGAAAGGAAAAGTAGCAAAAATCCGCGAAACGGAAGATGGAAAAGGCGATTTAATTGTTCGCTACGAAGATGTTACCAAAGGTGTAGTAAAAGAATCGAAACACGATTTGGTGGTACTTTCGGTAGGTGTTGTACCTAATAAAGAAGTGCCTAGTATGTTCAAAGGTCAAATTTTGGAATTGGACGATTTCAGTTTCGTAAAACAAACAGACGAACTCGTAAGTCCCGCTTTGACAAGCATAGAAGGAGTGTTTGTTGCAGGCGCAGCATCAGGACCGAAAGATATTCCGGATTCAATTTTGTCTGCAGGCTGTGCAGCATCGGAAGTTTCAGGATATCTGAACAGAAAAGAGACAGTTTTGGATGATTCGAAAGGAAAATTCAAAGTGATGTCAAAATCAAAAATTAATAATTCAATTTTACAACAATAAGGAGAAACAGCTATGAGACAAAGAATAGGTGTATATATTTGCCATTGCGGCGGAAATATTTCCGATTACGTAGATGTGGAGGAACTGAGCAAAATGTTCCACCAAGAAGATGGAGTGGTTGTTTCAAAAGATGTAATGTTTGCCTGCGCCGACTCTAACCAAAAGGCAATGGTAGAAGATATTCAAAAGCACAATTTAGATGCTATTGTTGTAGCTTCGTGTTCTCCAAAACTTCACTTGCATACGTTTAGAGGCGTAGCGTCACGTGCAGGGTTAAATCCTAATAATTATGTTCAGGTAAATATCCGTGAACAATGTTCATGGCCCCACAGCGATCGTCCTCGTGAAGCAACTGTAAAAGCGGCTGGTTTGATTCGTGCAGGAATAAATCGTGTAGCCCATTCGGAAGCGTTGGATAATATCGAAATTGAAGTTAAAAAATCAGTTTTGGTAATCGGTGCTGGAATTGCCGGAATGAAAGCTGCCATTGATTTGGCGCGCTCAGGAAACGAAGTTTTCTTGATTGAAAAAGATTATTTTGTAGGCGGAAGAATCACTCAGAAAGAAAAATTATTCACTTCGGGACAAAGCGGAAAAGAAATCGTAAAAAAACTGTATGAAGAAATCAAAACGTACAAAAATATTACTGTTTTCACCGGAGCCACCATTGAAAAAGTAACCGGAAGTTTGGGAAGTTTCAATGTTGAAATAAAGGTAAAACCTCGTTATATCAATGGAAAAATAGACAAACAAACCGTAAAACGTGTGATGGATGAATGTAATGTGCTGGTAGATGATGAATTTAGTTTTGGGCTTGCAAAACGCAAAGCCATTTACAAAAATTATCCTGAAGCATTGCCGGATGTTCCTGTGGTAGATTTGGAAGCATTGAAAGAGCATTCTGATTTTATAGAAAAACATAAAGCGGTAATCAATGTAAACGAAAAAGAGGAAACCCTTGCTTTGCTTGCCGGTTCGGTGCTTGTAACTACCGGATTTGATAATTACGAACCCAAAGAGGGTGAATACGGCTACAAAAACATTCCGAATGTGATTACACTTCCACAGTTGAACCGATTGATGGAATTATCTCCTGAAAAATTGGTTTACAACGGAAAAGAGATAAAAAGCGTTGCGTTTATTTACTGTGTTGGAAGTCGTCAAACAAAAGGCGAAAACAAATATTGCTCTCGTCAATGTTGTACTTCCACTATTTATACGGCGCTTCAACTCAAAGAAAAATACGGAAAAATTCAGAATTATCATTTGTATCGGGATATTCGTACTTATGGAAAACAGGAAATTCTGTATGATAAAGCATCCAAACAGGGTGATTTGTTTTTCAAATACGAAGAAAAAGAACTTCCAACCGTAGAAATGAGTGGAAAATCCATCTCATTAAAAGTAAAAGATTACTTGACGGCTAAAAAAGAGATGGAAATTGAACCTGATTTGGTCGTTTTAGTAACAGGAATGGTGGCTCGTGCCGATGCTCCTCATATTTCTGAAATGTTCAAAATCCCGATTGGAAGCGATAAATTCTTCAATGAAATACACCCGAAACTGAAACCGGTAGAAACGGTAATCAAAGGTGTGTACATTGGCGGAACTTGCCAGGGACCGAAAAACGTGAGCGAATCTGTGCAATCGTCGTTGGCAGGAGCATCAAAAATTACTGCGTTGCTGAAAAGCGGTACTGTAATGGGCGATCCTGTAATTGCACGCATAGATGCAGACGCTTGTACGTGGTGTGGAAAATGCGCCGAAGTGTGTGATTATACTGCAATTAAAGAAATTGTTACCGAAGCCGGGAAACACATTGCAGGCGTAAACAAAGGTGTTTGCACCGGTTGCGGAATTTGTGCGCCGGTTTGTCCTGTGAATGCTATTGAAATTGCAAAATACACCGATTTGGAGATAGAATCAATGATTGACGGTTTTGCAGCAGATGTGGTTATTAAGGAAAAAGAAGCAACAGAATCCACAGAAAAAGCAGACGAAACGCAAGTTGCAGCTATGAAAGAATATCCGCAGATTTGGAAAAATATCCTTGAAACTATCGGAACGGAAAAGAAAACCATTCCTGAAGTGGTGGATATTTTGAAAATTGCCCCTGAAATGGTTACTTATCATATGATGACTATGAACAAGTATGGTGTGGTTACTCCAGCCGGAACAAACGAAAAAGAAGAATATTATTATTATAAAATCAAATAGAAGAGTTTCGGGTTTCAAGTTCCAAGTTTCGGGTTAAAATTCCTGTCTTGGTTCTTGAATCTTGGCTCTAAAATCTAAATAATATGGCAAAAGTTAATCCTGAATTTGCAACAGAACTAACAAAATATGGAGTAGGCGATTTCAACGCTTGTTTTAATTGCGGAAATTGTACTGCTATTTGTTCTCTTTCCACCAACGACAGCTCGTTTCCGCGTGAAATGGTACGCTACACTACGTTGGGATTGGAAGAAGAAATCACAGCATCATTAAAACCCTGGGAATGCTACTATTGTGGTGAATGTTCAGACGAATGTCCGCGCCAGGCAAACCCAAAAGAATTGATGATGTCGCTTCGTAGATGGCTTACAGCAAAATACGATTGGACAGGACTTTCGGGTCTGTTTTACAAATACTTGCCGGCATTTCTTACCGCTATGGTGTTGGTATTGGCAGGTGTAATTGTATTTGCAAATTATGTCAACTGGGAATTGGAAAAAATGCTTCATTTCGGACATGTATTTGAAATGAGCGCTATTGTTACGGTGTTTGCGGTGATTTTTATCCCGAACTTATTACGGATGTGGTATTTTACTGTTCTGAAGCCAAAAATAAAAGTTCCGTTTAAGAATTACTTCGTAGCATTGGGCGATTTGTTTGTACACATGTTTACACAAAAACGTGCAAATGACTGCGACGATAATCATTTACGCTGGTTGGAACATTTGATTTTGGTATTGGCGTACCTTTCACTGCTGTTTACAACGGTAGTTTTGAACTGGTTCCACACCGAAAGTTTATTTGTTATCATTCTTGGATACGTGGAAAGTGTTTTTATATTTATCATTACTGTAGACTTTGTAAAAGACCGCATTCAAAAGAAAAAAGCATTAGCGCAAAACTCAAAACCATCCGATTGGTTTTTTGTGATTTGGCTTCTTTTGATGGGCTTAACGGCATTCTTTGTACGCCTTTTCATTGATGTGAATATTTTGGAAAGCAATAAATGGATGTATCTCTTCCACTTGATGGTACTTGCACAATGGGCGCTGATTATTGTTCCGTTTGGAAAATGGACACACTTTCTGTATCGTTCATTCGCCATGTATTTTGTAAAACTGAAAGAATTATCGGTAGAAAAGAAAAAGAAATAATTTTGATGTTTGGTATTGTAAGAAAAGCGGGAGTGTTACTGTAGAGTAATGCTCCCGCTTTGTAGGTTTATATGAATTTTTTCCTCTCAATATAGAAATTTTTCTGGTTTTCGCAAAGTACTATAATCTCCCCATCAACATCTCTTTATTTCCCATTAAAATATGATCTGTACCCCAAAAGTTAGACAAAAAACTTTTGGGGTATTTTTATGGCAAAAATTGAACGAAAATATCTGAGACACAGTTATTCAGAGAAAATGAAGGTTGTAGAATTATACAATCAAGGTTATGGGAATATAATTATAAGCAGGAAATTAAAAATNNNNNNNNNNNNNNNNNNNNNNNNNNNNNNNNNNNNNNNNNNNNNNNNNNNNNNNNNNNNNNNNNNNNNNNNNNNNNNNNNNNNNNNNNNNNNNNNNNNNNNNNNNNNNNNNNNNNNNNNNNNNNNNNNNNNNNNNNNNNNNNNNNNNNNNNNNNNNNNNNNNNNNNNNNNNNNNNNNNNNNNNNNNNNNNNNNNNNNNNNNNNNNNNNNNNNNNNNNNNNNNNNNNNNNNNNNNNNNNNNNNNNNNNNNNNNNNNNNNNNNNNNNNNNNNNNNNNNNNNNNNNNNNNNNNNNNNNNNNNNNNNNNNNNNNNNNNNNNNNNNNNNNNNNNNNNNNNNNNNNNNNNNNNNNNNNNNNNNNNNNNNNNNNNNNNNNNNNNNNNNNNNNNNNNNNNNNNNNNNNNNNNNNNNNNNNNNNNNNNNNNNNNNNNNNNNNNNNNNNNNNNNNNNNNNNNNNNNNNNNNNNNNNNNNNNNNNNNNNNNNNNNNNNNNNNNNNNNNNNNNNNNNNNNNNNNNNNNNNNNNNNNNNNNNNNNNNNNNNNNNNNNNNNNNNNNNNNNNNNNNNNNNNNNNNNNNNNNNNNNNNNNNNNNNNNNNNNNNNNNNNNNNNNNNNNNNNNNNNNNNNNNNNNNNNNNNNNNNNNNNNNNNNNNNNNNNNNNNNNNNNNNNNNNNNNNNNNNNNNNNNNNNNNNNNNNNNNNNNNNNNNNNNNNNNNNNNNNNNNNNNNNNNNNNNNNNNNNNNNNNNNNNNNNNNNNNNNNNNNNNNNNNNNNNNNNNNNNNNNNNNNNNNNNNNNNNNNNNNNNNNNNNNNNNNNNNNNNNNNNNNNNNNNNNNNNNNNNNNNNNNNNNNNNNNNNNNNNNNNNNNNNNNNNNNNNNNNNNNNNNNNNNNNNNNNNNNNNNNNNNNNNNNNNNNNNNNNNNNNNNNNNNNNNNNNNNNNNNNNAATACAGGGATTTTTTTGTGGAGATAACCAACGCAGGATTTTTTTCATTTCTTTCTCACTTATTACTACACAACCGCTCGAAGCTTCTTTTCCCAAATGAAGAAA
The genomic region above belongs to uncultured Paludibacter sp. and contains:
- a CDS encoding conserved hypothetical protein (Evidence 4 : Unknown function but conserved in other organisms), producing the protein MEKANEATLVQLQAQLEALQKKVTKLEKARKDQLSMAIVSGDMDKILAAMIISLAAAAMDTKVKLFFSFWALSALRDPKKPAKGKDFMSTMFGVMLPKGNDKLKLSNLNMAGMGPMMIKGIMKKKNVLSLQEMFKQAGELGIEITICEMSMDLMGFKKEEFIDYPGLRYAGAATFVADAGESAVQLFI
- a CDS encoding conserved hypothetical protein (Evidence 4 : Unknown function but conserved in other organisms), whose translation is MTTEELKALKSNLVVDARGTACPGPLLAAKKAIGEIESGEIMEILSADEGTKNDIPRWCEKVGHEYLGFFDEDSFSRLFLIKE
- a CDS encoding Methyl-Viologen-Reducing Hydrogenase Delta Subunit, whose protein sequence is MSNDKKSLKILVFSTDKISDPGIDQAGLRKIHYTPSVYVISMPCSSGVKPRWILHAFEKGFDGVFIAADGHECSYSASCAEHTNNIVLEAQKLMTEKNINPKRIRMAALCSVCAEPFASHMENFSKILAGLEE
- a CDS encoding NADPH-dependent glutamate synthase beta chain-like oxidoreductase, whose amino-acid sequence is MNKKQDNNFDALVIGGGIAGQEAALSLADMNHKVLLVEKGLSIGGKMIQLSKVFPTLDCAACITTPKMSETARHPNITLMLNSEIEGITKNEEGDFDINVTNKPRYVIQESCTGCQECEVVCPEVRNDEYNTNLAGRKVAYIPFSLANPRIATIDRQDHSAPCINACPGGVKAYGYITLARNGQYEEAMKLHLEDIPFPGSLGRACYHPCQNACTRGMVEAPVDIRKIKRYFADWYYEKYPEAPAVEIPEKTGKKIAVIGSGPAGITAAYHLALKGHTVKIFEAAPGAGGMLRLALPEYRAPKDVVDRDIQNITVLGVEIEVNKKITDLKALKKEGFDAVFVGVGTHKAMTSGTEGSNLKGVVDCLTFLRESNIGKKEDLTGKKVMVIGGGNTAIDAARTSLRLGAEKVIVIYRRSREEMPCFAPEIEEAEEEGVEIMILRNPVKYIGENGVLKAVQLTKMQLGEKDSSGRRSAEPIPGSEYIEPVDIVIEALGLRASTKPFTNQVDLNKNGTIRTDAKTLQTSEDYIFAGGDTVTGSTTLIEAAGQGKKAAFYIDKWLRGLNMYDFEDGDKLPAIDKQTVLNKFKGEIRPQIKNATIPLAERACSWEEVEKTFTEEELKASTNRCLDCSNCRECHQCVNICPANAIDFSQKPQKLDIKAKSVVVTTGYKLFPPSAKPNYGYTKYANVIDSMQMDRLIAPTRPFNNVLRPSDGKTPDNIAYILCTGSRDSAIENGGCGSDCNNNPICSQICCMYSIKQAQLLMGALPMADITIYYMDIRAFGKGYEEFYQQAKSMGTNFVKGKVAKIRETEDGKGDLIVRYEDVTKGVVKESKHDLVVLSVGVVPNKEVPSMFKGQILELDDFSFVKQTDELVSPALTSIEGVFVAGAASGPKDIPDSILSAGCAASEVSGYLNRKETVLDDSKGKFKVMSKSKINNSILQQ
- the hdrA gene encoding CoB--CoM heterodisulfide reductase 1 iron-sulfur subunit A; translated protein: MRQRIGVYICHCGGNISDYVDVEELSKMFHQEDGVVVSKDVMFACADSNQKAMVEDIQKHNLDAIVVASCSPKLHLHTFRGVASRAGLNPNNYVQVNIREQCSWPHSDRPREATVKAAGLIRAGINRVAHSEALDNIEIEVKKSVLVIGAGIAGMKAAIDLARSGNEVFLIEKDYFVGGRITQKEKLFTSGQSGKEIVKKLYEEIKTYKNITVFTGATIEKVTGSLGSFNVEIKVKPRYINGKIDKQTVKRVMDECNVLVDDEFSFGLAKRKAIYKNYPEALPDVPVVDLEALKEHSDFIEKHKAVINVNEKEETLALLAGSVLVTTGFDNYEPKEGEYGYKNIPNVITLPQLNRLMELSPEKLVYNGKEIKSVAFIYCVGSRQTKGENKYCSRQCCTSTIYTALQLKEKYGKIQNYHLYRDIRTYGKQEILYDKASKQGDLFFKYEEKELPTVEMSGKSISLKVKDYLTAKKEMEIEPDLVVLVTGMVARADAPHISEMFKIPIGSDKFFNEIHPKLKPVETVIKGVYIGGTCQGPKNVSESVQSSLAGASKITALLKSGTVMGDPVIARIDADACTWCGKCAEVCDYTAIKEIVTEAGKHIAGVNKGVCTGCGICAPVCPVNAIEIAKYTDLEIESMIDGFAADVVIKEKEATESTEKADETQVAAMKEYPQIWKNILETIGTEKKTIPEVVDILKIAPEMVTYHMMTMNKYGVVTPAGTNEKEEYYYYKIK
- the hdlC gene encoding Heterodisulfide reductase subunit C-like protein, yielding MAKVNPEFATELTKYGVGDFNACFNCGNCTAICSLSTNDSSFPREMVRYTTLGLEEEITASLKPWECYYCGECSDECPRQANPKELMMSLRRWLTAKYDWTGLSGLFYKYLPAFLTAMVLVLAGVIVFANYVNWELEKMLHFGHVFEMSAIVTVFAVIFIPNLLRMWYFTVLKPKIKVPFKNYFVALGDLFVHMFTQKRANDCDDNHLRWLEHLILVLAYLSLLFTTVVLNWFHTESLFVIILGYVESVFIFIITVDFVKDRIQKKKALAQNSKPSDWFFVIWLLLMGLTAFFVRLFIDVNILESNKWMYLFHLMVLAQWALIIVPFGKWTHFLYRSFAMYFVKLKELSVEKKKK